A portion of the Gigantopelta aegis isolate Gae_Host chromosome 10, Gae_host_genome, whole genome shotgun sequence genome contains these proteins:
- the LOC121383012 gene encoding uncharacterized protein LOC121383012, with translation MIGVQIALICMVLVSSSVLCEETLAEWQVTFKQNFKDMDSDHDNKATFSEYEEFFLHGKLQQTLQEYLQVMPDLDDSERQILTDDFRFFDIDGDDILSVSDLQHNFNTIDHNHDGYIEEPEFVAYASRMYTEKQHPAFGK, from the exons ATGATTGGTGTTCAAATAGCGTTGATATGCATGGTTTTAGTTTCTTCGTCGGT GCTCTGTGAAGAAACTTTGGCGGAATGGCAAGTGACGTTCAAACAGAATTTTAAAGATATGGATTCTGATCATGATAACAAAGCAACGTTTTCCGAATACGAAGAGTTTTTCCTTCATG GTAAACTACAGCAGACTCTCCAGGAATACCTGCAGGTGATGCCGGATCTCGATGACAGTGAACGACAAATTCTCACAGACGATTTCAGATTTTTCGACATTGATGGCGACGACATCTTGTCCGTGTCTGACCTTCAACACAACTTCAACACCATCGATCACAACC ATGACGGTTACATCGAAGAACCAGAATTTGTTGCTTATGCAAGCAGg ATGTATACGGAAAAACAACACCCAGCGTTTGGTAAATGA